In Clostridium sp. DL-VIII, the following proteins share a genomic window:
- a CDS encoding acyl-CoA dehydratase activase — MYYLGVDVGSVSTDIVLLNNNLEVIDKLYLRTKGKPINAIQEGFKILKEKYSDEQIKAVGTTGSGRQISSFIIGADAVKNEITAHACAALSIDEDVRTIIEIGGQDSKIIILREGIPIDFAMNNVCAAGTGSFLDRQAERLGIPIEEFGNYALKSTTSLRIAGRCAVFAESDMIHKQQLGYDEADIINGLCEALVRNYLNDIAKGKDIFPKIFFQGGVAANKGMKASFEKALGCEVYIPEHYNVMGAIGAAIIAKETVLKTGSTNFKGFDIADSNFISNSFECDGCSNRCEVVRIKDDETIIGCFGDRCGKWTNSISHNIDKGA; from the coding sequence ATGTATTATCTAGGTGTTGATGTTGGATCAGTGAGTACAGATATTGTTCTTTTAAATAATAATCTTGAAGTTATAGATAAACTATATTTAAGAACAAAAGGCAAACCTATAAATGCCATTCAAGAAGGCTTCAAAATTTTAAAAGAAAAATATTCGGATGAACAAATAAAAGCTGTTGGAACTACAGGCAGCGGAAGGCAGATTTCCTCATTTATAATAGGTGCAGATGCAGTAAAAAATGAGATAACAGCTCATGCGTGTGCAGCTCTTAGCATTGATGAAGATGTAAGAACTATTATAGAGATAGGGGGGCAGGATTCAAAAATTATAATTTTAAGGGAAGGAATACCTATAGATTTTGCTATGAACAATGTGTGCGCCGCGGGAACTGGCTCTTTTCTTGATAGGCAGGCGGAAAGACTTGGTATTCCAATAGAAGAATTCGGAAATTATGCATTAAAATCAACAACATCTTTAAGAATAGCTGGAAGATGCGCGGTTTTTGCTGAATCTGATATGATACATAAGCAACAGCTTGGCTATGATGAAGCTGACATAATAAATGGCTTATGTGAAGCTCTTGTTAGAAATTATCTCAATGATATTGCTAAAGGAAAAGACATATTTCCTAAGATATTCTTTCAAGGCGGTGTAGCTGCAAATAAAGGAATGAAAGCCTCCTTTGAAAAAGCTTTAGGCTGTGAAGTCTATATTCCTGAACATTATAATGTTATGGGTGCTATAGGTGCAGCAATAATTGCAAAAGAAACTGTTCTTAAAACTGGTTCAACAAATTTTAAAGGCTTTGATATAGCAGATTCCAATTTTATTTCTAACAGCTTTGAATGCGATGGCTGTTCTAATAGATGTGAAGTTGTAAGAATAAAAGATGACGAGACTATAATTGGATGTTTTGGAGACAGATGTGGCAAATGGACTAATTCCATTAGCCATAATATTGATAAAGGTGCATAG
- the rsgA gene encoding ribosome small subunit-dependent GTPase A has product MNNNIEKYGYDDFFQKQVKKFKLSAVDIIPARVIEVQREQYKLISEYGESNGKLKGSLFYNEKLYKEYPTVGDFVLIKHNSLGNDIIYHVFERKSKFSRMDSFNEIEQVVAANFDYVFIMISLNNDFNIKRMERYLAAAWQSGGTPIIIMTKLDLCSDCSLQRQKIEKIAPFVPIIAVSSLTGEGLEELWEYTAPYKTGVFLGSSGIGKSSLVNALLGEEIMKVNSIREADSKGRHTTTHRQLIILKNNSMIIDTPGMRELAMWDVSEGLDAAFDDIEELAKKCKFKDCAHGKEPGCAVKTALENSELSKERWENYMKIKKEAEFAQRKESKILQAKEKAKFKNISKTQKELKGRF; this is encoded by the coding sequence AGTAATTGAGGTACAAAGAGAACAATATAAGTTGATTTCAGAGTATGGAGAAAGTAATGGAAAGTTAAAAGGATCATTATTTTATAATGAAAAATTATATAAGGAATATCCTACAGTTGGAGATTTTGTTTTAATTAAGCATAATTCATTAGGAAATGACATTATATATCATGTATTTGAGAGAAAAAGTAAATTTTCAAGAATGGATTCTTTTAATGAAATTGAACAAGTTGTGGCAGCTAATTTTGATTATGTCTTCATAATGATTTCACTTAATAATGACTTTAACATTAAGAGAATGGAGAGATACTTAGCAGCTGCATGGCAAAGTGGCGGTACTCCAATAATTATCATGACAAAGTTAGATTTATGCAGTGATTGCAGTCTACAAAGACAAAAAATTGAAAAGATAGCACCGTTTGTTCCTATAATTGCAGTAAGCTCTTTAACAGGAGAAGGATTGGAAGAGTTATGGGAATATACAGCCCCATATAAAACTGGTGTGTTTCTAGGATCATCAGGTATCGGAAAGTCATCATTAGTTAATGCACTTTTAGGGGAAGAAATTATGAAGGTAAACAGTATTCGTGAAGCTGATAGCAAAGGAAGACATACTACAACTCACAGGCAGCTCATAATACTTAAAAATAATTCTATGATCATTGATACTCCTGGAATGAGAGAACTTGCAATGTGGGATGTCAGTGAAGGTCTAGATGCAGCATTTGATGATATTGAAGAATTAGCTAAAAAATGTAAATTTAAAGATTGTGCTCACGGTAAAGAGCCAGGTTGTGCAGTAAAGACTGCATTAGAAAATAGCGAGCTTTCTAAGGAAAGATGGGAGAATTATATGAAGATAAAAAAAGAGGCGGAATTTGCACAAAGAAAAGAAAGCAAAATACTTCAAGCCAAAGAGAAAGCAAAGTTCAAGAATATATCTAAAACTCAAAAAGAATTAAAGGGGAGATTTTAA
- a CDS encoding 2-hydroxyglutaryl-CoA dehydratase, with translation MKIMAPHLGNTYLVAKAVFDKLGVDYIIPEFNSKRALEIGSKYSPEDMCLPFKLMMGNYIQGIEKGVDTIIITGSCGPCRYGEYCELQISILKKLGHNLNFIVLDKPSAIGIDEFLKRISFVSSNSTKTTIQKLNALRMGYKVLNLTDKIEAKAHYLAGYEKNKHECKHLLNKCKIDAVNSNTPEEMIKILDYYNKKFDSIEICKDKKPLKIAIIGEIYTIIEPFSNLYIEDKLMDYGVSTKRRLTPSWWAKDCLMSVFNLNSLDIRRASREYLPLYIGGHGRECIGEAVMATKEGFDGAIQIFPMGCMPEIVCKALLPAISKDKDFPILTLVVDEMTGEGGYITRIEAFLDLLERRKQNVLSRC, from the coding sequence ATGAAAATTATGGCTCCTCATTTAGGTAATACATATCTTGTGGCCAAAGCTGTCTTTGATAAACTAGGTGTGGATTATATAATTCCAGAATTTAATAGTAAAAGAGCCTTAGAAATAGGTTCTAAGTACTCACCAGAAGATATGTGTCTGCCATTTAAACTCATGATGGGTAATTATATTCAAGGCATCGAAAAAGGGGTAGATACAATAATAATTACTGGAAGCTGCGGTCCATGCAGATACGGTGAATATTGTGAATTACAAATCAGCATATTAAAAAAATTAGGGCATAATTTAAATTTTATAGTTCTAGATAAACCATCAGCAATAGGAATAGATGAGTTTTTAAAAAGGATATCCTTTGTTTCTTCAAATAGTACTAAAACAACAATTCAAAAACTTAATGCTTTGCGTATGGGATATAAGGTTCTAAATCTAACTGATAAGATAGAAGCTAAAGCACATTATCTAGCTGGTTACGAAAAAAACAAGCATGAATGTAAGCATTTATTGAATAAATGTAAGATTGACGCAGTTAATAGTAACACTCCTGAAGAAATGATAAAAATATTAGATTATTATAATAAAAAATTTGATTCTATTGAAATATGCAAAGACAAGAAACCTCTTAAGATAGCAATAATAGGTGAAATATACACTATCATAGAACCATTTTCCAATCTTTATATTGAAGATAAACTTATGGATTATGGGGTTTCAACTAAGAGGAGATTAACCCCAAGCTGGTGGGCAAAAGATTGTTTAATGTCAGTTTTTAACCTTAATTCTTTAGATATAAGAAGAGCCTCTAGGGAATACTTACCTTTATATATTGGAGGACATGGCAGAGAATGCATTGGCGAAGCAGTAATGGCAACTAAAGAAGGTTTCGATGGTGCTATTCAAATATTCCCCATGGGGTGCATGCCTGAAATTGTATGTAAAGCTCTGCTTCCTGCTATATCTAAAGATAAAGATTTTCCTATCTTAACCCTAGTCGTTGATGAAATGACAGGGGAAGGCGGATATATTACAAGAATAGAAGCATTTTTAGACTTATTAGAAAGGAGAAAACAAAATGTATTATCTAGGTGTTGA
- a CDS encoding GNAT family N-acetyltransferase: MQETKLNEFICLKEYINKEEYDEINRLEKLCNQENGVNLKLELDYKLSLYDENNKSDIGLKSINEFLYYIDGNLAAYIGISSFGGRGIGEINGMTHPKWRKKGIFEKLFKLVIDECSKRNFKKILLLTDGKSDLGSEFIKNHGGNYDFSEYRMKLTDKVSLGNVNSVNLRKAENRDKNEIRRQDSIFFSDEEEIEDSLNDNEANSSIDQEVSINNVYMAEVNGEVIGKIKIEYEENSAFICGFGILPWFIGKGYGKETLKEALKLINNKEIVDIELDVESKNDRALNIYKYFGFREVSVMDYYKYR; encoded by the coding sequence ATGCAAGAAACAAAATTAAATGAATTCATTTGCCTAAAAGAATATATAAATAAGGAAGAATATGATGAGATAAACAGATTAGAAAAGCTTTGTAATCAGGAAAATGGGGTTAATTTGAAATTAGAATTGGATTATAAGCTAAGCCTATATGATGAGAACAATAAAAGTGATATTGGATTAAAAAGTATAAATGAATTTCTATATTATATAGATGGAAATTTAGCAGCCTATATTGGAATTTCAAGTTTTGGTGGTAGAGGCATAGGTGAAATAAATGGTATGACTCATCCTAAATGGAGAAAGAAAGGGATCTTTGAAAAACTTTTTAAACTTGTAATAGACGAATGCAGCAAAAGAAATTTTAAGAAGATATTATTATTAACAGATGGTAAGTCTGATTTAGGAAGTGAATTTATAAAAAATCATGGAGGAAACTATGACTTCTCAGAATATAGGATGAAGTTAACTGATAAAGTTTCTTTAGGAAATGTTAACTCTGTTAATTTAAGAAAAGCTGAGAATAGAGACAAAAATGAAATCAGAAGACAGGATTCAATATTTTTTAGTGATGAAGAAGAAATTGAAGATTCTTTAAATGATAACGAAGCAAATAGTTCAATAGATCAAGAAGTTTCAATTAATAATGTATATATGGCAGAGGTTAATGGTGAAGTTATTGGAAAAATTAAAATTGAATATGAAGAGAATTCAGCTTTTATATGTGGATTTGGAATTCTGCCATGGTTTATAGGAAAAGGATATGGAAAAGAAACATTAAAGGAAGCCTTAAAATTAATAAATAATAAGGAAATAGTAGATATTGAATTGGATGTAGAATCAAAAAATGATAGAGCTCTTAATATATATAAATATTTCGGATTTAGAGAAGTTTCTGTAATGGATTATTATAAATACAGATAA
- a CDS encoding acyl-CoA dehydratase activase-related protein produces the protein MKVGIPKGLLNYKYYKFFEEFFHELGAEIITSPDTNKQILDEGVKYCVNDACLPIKVFHGHVASIKDKCDLIVIPRIMQICEHEFICPKFCGLPEMIISSIPNMPKTTMAPIYATSKENLYKWVKDTGRMITTNKNKIKKAYLKALSEQNKLNLGIKTQDCEINIALIGHPYNIYDNFINMNLVKKLKKLGIGVITEEFIDETFINDKVKYLFKRPFWTFARNAYGASIYLAENKKVDGIIYISSFACGIDSVVIDLIKEKTKNFPFLILKVDEHTGESGFDTRIEAFVDMLERRQLYENYGSSFR, from the coding sequence ATGAAGGTTGGAATTCCCAAAGGATTATTGAATTATAAGTATTATAAATTCTTTGAAGAGTTTTTTCATGAGCTTGGAGCTGAAATTATTACTTCACCAGATACAAATAAACAAATACTCGATGAAGGTGTTAAATATTGTGTAAATGATGCATGTTTACCTATTAAAGTATTTCACGGACATGTTGCCTCTATTAAAGATAAGTGCGATTTAATAGTTATACCTAGAATTATGCAGATATGCGAACATGAATTTATTTGTCCTAAATTTTGTGGTCTGCCAGAAATGATTATAAGCAGTATACCAAATATGCCCAAAACTACTATGGCTCCTATTTATGCTACTTCAAAAGAAAATTTGTATAAGTGGGTTAAAGACACAGGAAGAATGATTACTACTAATAAAAATAAAATTAAAAAGGCTTATTTAAAAGCACTAAGTGAACAAAATAAACTTAATCTTGGAATTAAAACACAGGATTGTGAAATAAATATTGCATTGATTGGACACCCTTATAATATTTATGATAATTTCATAAATATGAATTTAGTTAAAAAACTCAAAAAATTAGGCATAGGAGTTATAACAGAAGAATTTATAGATGAAACTTTTATAAATGATAAAGTAAAATACTTATTTAAACGACCTTTTTGGACTTTTGCACGAAACGCCTATGGTGCATCAATATATCTCGCAGAAAATAAAAAAGTCGATGGAATAATATATATATCATCTTTTGCATGCGGTATAGATTCTGTAGTTATAGACCTTATAAAAGAAAAGACAAAAAATTTTCCTTTTTTAATTCTAAAAGTTGATGAACATACAGGTGAATCAGGCTTTGATACACGAATAGAAGCCTTTGTTGACATGTTAGAAAGGAGGCAACTGTATGAAAATTATGGCTCCTCATTTAGGTAA
- a CDS encoding glycoside hydrolase family 3 C-terminal domain-containing protein produces MDIKNIINQLTLEEKASLCSLKNFWETQDIPRLGVPSITLSQGPYGLAKRLSNFSDIIPSTCFPASSALASSWDTDLAYCIGKAIAEECLTEDVQLLLGPAINIQRDPLDGKNFEYYSEDPVLSGEFGAAFIQGIQSEGVGACVKYYIADNQKYYRQIINNIIDEQALREIYLLNFKIAIKKGKPVAVMAASNSVNGIPCTENSYLLTDVLRNEWNFDGLIASDWFAVNSIIDALNAGLDLETPYSYGLHNKEIVEAVLTGNLDVSVLDKAVEDILNVIFKVAPNTKEYDTYDKVKHNDLAREAAEDSMVLLKNKHNLLPLKREKLKNKKIGIIGEYAKEPLYQGEGSYHIDPTMVENAYDEITKLVGDSIKVYYAKGYNTSEENTEDDNFLIKEARKVAKESDVVILFVGIQELNNMKDADKRNANLPDNQTKLIKEIGKLQKNLILVLSNGSPVIMSQWSKYADAILETWFPGQAGGGAIADILFGVATPSGKLTSTFPINLSDNPAYLDYIDSENNLEFKEGIFVGYRYYDKKDIDVEYPFGFGLSYTTFEYSDLILNKDVIKDTDTLEVKLKVKNAGKCFGKEIVELYIKNLISTSPKPEKELKAFTKVALFPGEEKEVSFTLNLEDFSHYDVILHNWVIESGPYEILIGKSSRDIVLSKNIFVQSSYVSKILYTENTPVGDFLNNSKSKPIVDTALANIAKVVIPNEDDRDEFLGYLDNIPIKRLITISNGSFTDEMLANILKSVNEV; encoded by the coding sequence GTGGATATAAAAAATATAATTAATCAGTTAACTTTAGAAGAAAAAGCATCATTATGTTCTTTGAAAAACTTTTGGGAAACTCAAGATATTCCAAGGCTTGGAGTTCCATCAATAACTTTATCACAAGGACCTTATGGACTTGCTAAGCGATTATCTAATTTTTCCGACATTATTCCATCCACTTGTTTTCCTGCATCTTCTGCTTTAGCTTCATCTTGGGATACAGACCTAGCTTATTGCATTGGTAAGGCTATTGCAGAGGAATGCTTAACAGAGGATGTTCAATTGCTTCTTGGACCTGCTATAAATATTCAGCGTGATCCTCTAGATGGTAAAAATTTCGAATATTATTCAGAAGATCCAGTATTAAGTGGTGAATTTGGTGCTGCTTTTATCCAAGGTATTCAAAGTGAAGGCGTAGGTGCTTGTGTAAAATATTATATTGCTGACAATCAAAAATATTACAGGCAAATCATAAATAATATAATTGATGAACAGGCATTAAGAGAAATTTATCTACTTAACTTTAAAATTGCTATCAAAAAAGGAAAACCAGTTGCTGTCATGGCTGCTTCCAATAGCGTAAATGGAATACCTTGTACAGAAAACTCATATTTATTAACTGATGTTCTACGAAATGAATGGAATTTTGATGGACTTATTGCCTCTGACTGGTTTGCAGTAAATTCAATAATAGATGCACTAAATGCAGGTCTAGATTTAGAAACTCCTTATTCTTACGGCCTTCATAATAAAGAAATAGTTGAAGCTGTATTAACTGGTAACTTAGATGTTTCAGTTCTTGATAAAGCAGTCGAAGATATACTAAATGTGATTTTTAAAGTTGCTCCAAATACAAAGGAATACGATACATATGACAAAGTAAAACATAATGACTTGGCACGAGAAGCTGCTGAAGATTCCATGGTTCTTCTAAAAAATAAACATAATCTTCTGCCTTTAAAAAGAGAAAAATTAAAAAACAAGAAAATAGGTATAATTGGTGAATATGCAAAGGAACCATTATATCAAGGTGAAGGCAGCTATCATATTGATCCTACTATGGTTGAAAATGCTTATGATGAAATAACTAAATTAGTTGGTGATTCAATTAAAGTTTATTACGCAAAGGGCTATAATACTTCAGAAGAAAATACAGAGGATGATAATTTTCTTATTAAAGAGGCAAGAAAAGTTGCAAAAGAATCTGATGTTGTTATATTGTTTGTAGGAATTCAAGAACTTAATAATATGAAGGATGCAGATAAGAGAAATGCTAATTTACCTGATAATCAAACAAAATTGATTAAAGAAATCGGTAAACTACAAAAAAATCTTATTTTAGTACTTAGTAATGGTTCTCCTGTTATTATGTCCCAATGGTCTAAATATGCTGATGCTATTTTAGAAACATGGTTTCCTGGCCAAGCAGGCGGTGGTGCCATCGCAGATATTCTATTTGGAGTAGCAACTCCATCTGGAAAGCTTACTTCAACATTTCCAATAAATTTATCAGATAATCCTGCTTATTTAGATTATATAGATTCAGAAAATAACTTGGAATTTAAAGAAGGTATTTTTGTAGGTTATAGATATTATGATAAAAAAGATATAGATGTTGAATATCCTTTTGGATTTGGATTATCTTATACTACCTTTGAGTATAGTGATTTAATATTAAACAAAGACGTAATTAAAGACACTGATACATTAGAAGTAAAGCTTAAAGTCAAAAATGCTGGTAAATGTTTTGGCAAAGAAATCGTTGAACTCTATATAAAAAATCTTATAAGCACTTCTCCAAAACCAGAAAAGGAATTAAAAGCTTTTACTAAAGTAGCTCTTTTCCCTGGAGAAGAAAAAGAAGTAAGCTTTACACTTAACTTAGAAGATTTTTCACATTATGATGTCATCTTACACAACTGGGTTATAGAAAGTGGACCTTATGAGATTTTAATTGGTAAATCTTCTAGAGACATTGTTCTATCTAAAAATATATTTGTTCAATCATCATATGTTTCAAAAATTCTATACACAGAAAATACGCCTGTAGGAGATTTTCTTAATAATTCAAAGTCCAAGCCTATTGTTGACACAGCACTTGCAAATATTGCAAAAGTTGTAATTCCTAACGAGGATGATAGAGATGAATTTTTGGGTTATTTAGATAACATTCCAATAAAGAGATTAATAACCATAAGCAATGGAAGCTTTACAGACGAAATGCTGGCTAATATTTTAAAATCAGTTAATGAAGTTTAA
- a CDS encoding cell wall binding repeat-containing protein, with the protein MATEFIDLGGYSYYFEPSSTDGKAVMLTGWKYVDGKWFYFNPNSDGYKGLMKRACWAYIDGYWYYFYYDGTMAYNTYIDGYYVNSNGAWVQ; encoded by the coding sequence ATGGCTACAGAATTTATAGATCTTGGAGGATATTCGTATTATTTTGAACCAAGCTCAACTGATGGTAAGGCGGTCATGCTAACTGGGTGGAAATATGTAGATGGAAAGTGGTTCTACTTTAATCCAAATTCAGATGGCTATAAGGGGCTTATGAAAAGGGCATGCTGGGCTTATATAGATGGATATTGGTATTATTTCTATTATGATGGGACAATGGCTTATAACACATATATTGATGGATATTACGTTAATTCTAACGGTGCATGGGTACAATAA
- a CDS encoding DMT family transporter, with amino-acid sequence MNNKSHIIPYLTAIITNFIFGLSFLFSKQGLSTADPMTLLSFRFLTAFIAMTILIALKIIKVNYRNKPMKWLIILAFIEPIIYFVFETYGLQRISTSLSGLMIALIPIIVTILAVYLLKEMPSVKQTISIILSVAGVVLIILMENSDNGGSTLLGILLLGGAVFSAALFNIIARKISKDFTAIEVTYFMMFLGAIFFNGISIIHHIMDKRLQEYFLPLGNTSFIISIIYLGILSSVVAYFLANYTLSKIEASRSSVFANISTIVSIAAGVIFLHEDFHLYHLIGSIMILAGVWGTNYYKN; translated from the coding sequence ATGAATAATAAATCACATATAATTCCATATCTCACAGCTATAATAACTAATTTTATATTTGGACTTAGTTTTTTGTTTTCAAAGCAAGGTTTAAGCACAGCTGATCCAATGACATTACTCTCATTTAGATTTTTAACTGCTTTTATTGCAATGACGATTCTTATAGCTTTAAAAATAATAAAAGTAAATTATAGAAATAAGCCAATGAAATGGCTAATTATTTTAGCATTTATAGAACCTATAATTTATTTTGTATTCGAAACCTATGGACTTCAAAGAATTTCTACATCCTTAAGTGGCCTTATGATTGCACTTATACCAATTATAGTTACAATTTTAGCAGTATATTTATTAAAAGAAATGCCATCAGTAAAACAGACGATTAGTATAATATTATCCGTAGCTGGTGTGGTTTTAATAATTTTAATGGAAAATTCAGATAATGGAGGCAGTACTCTTTTAGGAATATTATTACTCGGTGGAGCAGTGTTTTCAGCAGCATTATTTAATATAATAGCAAGAAAAATATCTAAAGACTTTACGGCTATAGAAGTAACATATTTTATGATGTTTTTAGGGGCTATTTTTTTCAATGGAATTTCAATTATTCATCATATAATGGATAAAAGATTACAGGAATATTTTTTACCGTTAGGTAATACAAGCTTTATAATTTCAATAATATATCTTGGTATATTATCATCAGTAGTTGCTTACTTCTTAGCAAATTATACACTTTCAAAAATCGAAGCATCTAGATCATCAGTATTTGCAAATATATCGACTATTGTATCTATAGCAGCTGGAGTAATATTTTTACATGAAGATTTTCACCTTTATCATCTTATAGGTTCAATTATGATTTTAGCAGGTGTATGGGGGACAAACTATTATAAAAATTAA